In one Butyrivibrio proteoclasticus B316 genomic region, the following are encoded:
- a CDS encoding EamA family transporter: MWFLFAILSAVFAALTSILAKVGIEGVDSNLATAIRTCVVGVMAWVMVFITSAQGGLSSIGRKNWIFLILSGLATGASWLCYYKALQMGEASKVVPIDKLSVVITLVLAFVFLHEEFTAKSLIGCVLIGAGTLIMVI, translated from the coding sequence ATGTGGTTTTTATTTGCAATTCTATCAGCGGTGTTTGCAGCACTGACATCAATACTTGCCAAGGTCGGCATTGAGGGAGTTGATTCTAATCTGGCTACAGCGATAAGAACCTGCGTTGTTGGGGTGATGGCCTGGGTTATGGTGTTCATTACGAGTGCTCAGGGCGGTTTAAGTTCAATCGGCAGAAAGAACTGGATCTTTTTGATTCTGTCAGGACTTGCTACCGGTGCATCCTGGCTATGCTACTACAAAGCTCTGCAGATGGGGGAAGCTTCGAAAGTTGTGCCTATCGATAAGCTGAGTGTTGTTATTACGCTGGTGCTGGCATTTGTCTTTTTACATGAGGAGTTCACAGCAAAGTCTTTGATCGGTTGTGTGCTGATCGGAGCAGGGACGCTGATTATGGTAATTTAA
- a CDS encoding AAA family ATPase, which produces MAYIKSIEINQFRSIKKLSVSGFSNINLIVGDNNSGKTTLLEAIQLLFAKSQLGSIKPVIDQRTVLSPDKSSFYVSFIKMFNAAESRDQLEFDISAESKRGFLRLQISGNEKVISGEEALQISSLSSRQKTQYKREAAFLPENAKIFIGSIAKQVGKKITEDGIRCTSLDSLASLPDIRKEVHYIPSFGHMRYDLLQNIVDNLDYKKLVIDILRQFDKDIADICYTKADDGSFLETIITKNGITMPFSVYGDGIKKILYILNRLYAASNSILLIDEIETGLHKKYFDILFPVVFELAKKFNVQLFIATHSIEAIDAILRYGNYENSNEKEDPIKVITLKKVDFSDGFESNIVARNVTGKYVYDNRMAFDFEVRL; this is translated from the coding sequence ATGGCATATATAAAATCAATCGAAATAAACCAATTTAGAAGCATTAAGAAACTTTCTGTTTCAGGTTTTTCAAACATTAATCTAATTGTCGGAGATAATAATAGTGGTAAAACCACATTATTGGAAGCTATCCAATTGCTGTTTGCAAAGTCACAGCTTGGATCGATCAAACCTGTGATAGATCAGAGAACAGTACTTAGTCCGGATAAGAGCAGTTTTTATGTTTCATTTATTAAAATGTTCAATGCGGCGGAAAGCAGGGATCAATTAGAATTTGATATCTCTGCAGAAAGCAAAAGAGGTTTTTTGCGCCTTCAAATAAGCGGAAATGAAAAAGTGATTTCTGGGGAGGAAGCGCTTCAGATATCCTCTTTATCATCACGCCAAAAAACTCAGTACAAAAGAGAGGCGGCATTTTTACCAGAAAACGCAAAGATCTTTATAGGTAGTATTGCTAAACAGGTTGGTAAAAAGATAACGGAGGATGGCATAAGATGTACATCTCTTGATTCTTTAGCATCTTTACCTGACATTAGGAAAGAAGTTCATTATATCCCTTCTTTTGGTCATATGCGTTATGATCTACTTCAGAACATCGTGGATAATCTAGATTACAAAAAGCTGGTAATAGATATTTTGAGGCAATTTGACAAGGATATAGCTGATATATGCTATACAAAGGCAGATGATGGATCTTTTTTGGAAACAATAATTACGAAGAATGGGATAACAATGCCGTTCTCTGTATATGGTGATGGTATTAAGAAGATACTATATATTCTCAATAGACTGTATGCCGCTTCTAATTCAATATTACTGATTGATGAGATTGAGACTGGGCTGCATAAAAAATACTTTGATATTCTATTCCCGGTAGTGTTTGAATTGGCCAAAAAGTTTAATGTTCAGCTGTTTATTGCAACTCACAGCATAGAAGCGATAGATGCAATTCTTAGATATGGTAATTATGAGAATTCTAATGAGAAAGAAGATCCAATCAAGGTGATTACTTTGAAGAAGGTTGATTTTAGCGATGGATTTGAAAGTAACATAGTTGCCAGAAATGTTACGGGAAAATATGTGTATGATAACAGGATGGCATTTGATTTTGAGGTGCGCTTATGA
- a CDS encoding helix-turn-helix domain-containing protein, translating into MNNAEIKTILEQINNLKSPSVEQKTDDDSNKAVKNVLAGVSEEIQRVMDVNDFTQEDLCRITDMSQSNISKILNGKVVPKIETLQKIAEATHTKLVISFENLDGDY; encoded by the coding sequence ATGAATAATGCAGAAATAAAGACCATATTAGAGCAGATAAACAATCTAAAGAGTCCAAGTGTAGAACAAAAAACTGATGACGATTCAAATAAAGCAGTAAAAAACGTATTAGCGGGAGTGTCAGAAGAAATACAAAGAGTAATGGATGTTAATGATTTCACTCAAGAAGATCTATGCAGAATAACTGATATGTCTCAATCTAACATCAGCAAAATATTAAATGGTAAGGTGGTTCCCAAAATTGAGACTTTACAAAAAATAGCAGAGGCAACGCATACAAAACTTGTTATCAGCTTTGAGAATCTTGATGGAGATTACTGA
- a CDS encoding J domain-containing protein — MTLKEAYKTLGASEQDDDREIKAKYKKLLIMYHPDSDPTRKRNSEDDEKIRQVIEAYKKIKESEGQPIFDTYEFTWDAFENKAAFSERNIYVQFKMYDEELPLSKMARGRFVWDPDMEEFRLFSKSVLEACKDIMTDYSAILTSDKVKDIFHLMMQEYVLPADAARKIGKKVREDGDVEVFTFNGFVKENYSDLKASVPIIGEPLNIFLRENRAVVEEIVTGKGLGSVSFDEDELYYVILPLLEDPKVQAHASITKVEKSRRAGKRMNVEIELTIPKSLKDTLVTNGKLIEKLMRA, encoded by the coding sequence ATGACACTTAAGGAAGCATACAAGACACTTGGCGCATCCGAGCAGGATGACGATCGGGAGATAAAAGCAAAATACAAAAAGCTTCTCATTATGTACCATCCGGATTCTGATCCGACCAGGAAAAGGAATTCTGAGGATGATGAAAAGATAAGACAGGTCATAGAAGCTTATAAAAAGATCAAGGAATCTGAAGGGCAGCCTATCTTCGATACCTACGAGTTTACCTGGGATGCCTTTGAGAACAAGGCAGCGTTCTCTGAGAGAAACATCTATGTCCAGTTCAAGATGTATGATGAGGAACTGCCACTTTCCAAGATGGCCAGAGGAAGATTTGTCTGGGATCCTGATATGGAGGAATTCAGGCTTTTTTCCAAAAGCGTTCTGGAAGCCTGTAAGGATATCATGACAGACTATAGCGCAATACTCACTTCTGATAAGGTAAAAGACATCTTTCATCTCATGATGCAAGAGTATGTTCTTCCTGCAGATGCAGCTAGGAAGATTGGTAAGAAGGTTCGTGAGGATGGCGACGTAGAAGTTTTTACTTTCAATGGATTTGTAAAAGAGAACTATTCAGATCTGAAAGCTTCAGTACCAATTATAGGAGAGCCTTTGAATATTTTTCTTAGAGAAAATAGGGCTGTGGTTGAAGAAATCGTGACAGGCAAGGGCCTTGGATCGGTGTCTTTCGATGAGGATGAGCTATATTATGTGATTCTGCCTCTTTTGGAAGATCCAAAAGTTCAGGCCCATGCGTCGATTACCAAAGTTGAAAAGAGTCGCAGAGCTGGGAAACGCATGAATGTTGAGATAGAGCTGACTATACCAAAGAGTCTGAAAGATACTCTCGTTACTAACGGGAAACTTATAGAGAAATTAATGCGGGCATAA
- a CDS encoding DUF3226 domain-containing protein has translation MIEIVLVEGVSDVRLISYYLQNIYGWKHENSNALGITANDEYEHIESLSKQENQLVLCGVGGNGKFASFVEKHRVNMMLVEKEIASLMVVTDRDEDSDAKVGRKIGKSLESISIRAGEWISNDMVDSFGQRKMINTYLLVIPPNENGALERVIINALNDIPEEKELIQEVKKFIESLKNGLVKELEQTNKYDKAAVGTFFSVRNPQNALRSFGVFLHKVDWTKSEYLKDLFLPFMYLGTEKPIKEKGDEYYFEDHRFDERSEREGEAPKLDFMNE, from the coding sequence ATGATTGAAATAGTTCTTGTCGAAGGCGTATCTGATGTTCGGTTGATCAGCTATTATCTGCAAAATATATATGGATGGAAGCATGAGAATAGTAATGCGTTGGGCATTACAGCGAATGATGAGTATGAGCACATTGAGAGCCTGTCCAAGCAAGAAAACCAGTTAGTATTATGCGGGGTTGGTGGTAATGGGAAATTCGCTTCTTTTGTTGAAAAACATCGTGTAAACATGATGCTTGTTGAAAAAGAAATAGCATCATTGATGGTTGTAACAGATAGAGATGAAGATTCCGATGCTAAGGTTGGAAGGAAAATCGGTAAATCTTTAGAATCCATTTCAATAAGGGCGGGGGAATGGATTAGCAATGATATGGTTGATTCTTTTGGACAGCGTAAAATGATAAACACATATCTATTAGTAATACCACCCAATGAAAATGGAGCCTTAGAAAGGGTTATTATCAATGCCCTTAATGATATTCCTGAAGAAAAGGAATTGATTCAGGAAGTGAAGAAATTTATAGAATCATTAAAAAATGGGTTGGTTAAGGAACTGGAACAAACTAACAAGTATGACAAGGCTGCAGTTGGTACTTTTTTTAGTGTAAGAAATCCGCAAAATGCATTACGTTCTTTCGGAGTCTTTTTGCATAAAGTAGATTGGACAAAATCAGAATACTTAAAAGACCTGTTTTTGCCATTTATGTATTTAGGAACTGAAAAGCCAATTAAGGAAAAAGGTGATGAGTATTATTTTGAGGATCATAGGTTTGATGAGCGGTCTGAGCGTGAAGGCGAGGCTCCAAAACTCGATTTTATGAATGAATAA